Proteins found in one Takifugu rubripes chromosome 15, fTakRub1.2, whole genome shotgun sequence genomic segment:
- the timm22 gene encoding mitochondrial import inner membrane translocase subunit Tim22 isoform X1 — protein sequence MLHMRTRERVSRADVDALCIYAGYRVSNIIYLKAPSMTNMAASTDTGNPAPSDSHVSTDPATGCATLQYSMILDHLIGDRRPVKDLNPAVMGGLPMPSKSDEQKMIERGMESCAFKSVLACVGGFVLGGAFGIFTAGIDTNVGLDPKDPLRTPTAREVLKDMGQRGMSYAKNFAIVGAMFSCTECIIESHRGKSDWKNAVYSGCVTGGAIGFRAGLKAGVLGCGGFAAFSAAIEYYLR from the exons ATGCTGCACATGCGCACTAGAGAGCGTGTGTCCAGAGCGGATGTAGACGCGCTTTGCATATATGCGGGATATCGTGTTTCAA ACATCATCTACCTAAAAGCTCCGTCAATGACAAACATGGCGGCCTCCACGGATACGGGGAATCCTGCTCCCTCCGACTCACACGTTTCGACTGATCCAGCCACTGGCTGCGCAACGCTTCAGTACAGTATGATTTTAGACCATCTTATCGGGGATAGGAGACCCGTTAAGGACCTGAACCCCGCTGTCATGGGGGGACTGCCGATGCCTTCCAAAAGTGACGAGCAGAAGATGATCGAGAGGGGCATGGAGAGCTGCGCCTTTAAGTCTGTGCTGGCCTGCGTCGGGG GGTTTGTCCTTGGAGGAGCCTTTGGTATTTTCACAGCTGGCATCGATACTAATGTGGGCCTTGACCCCAAAGACCCCCTAAGGACACCAACAGCAAGGGAAGTCCTCAAAGACATGGGCCAGAGGGGGATGTCTTACGCTAAAAACTTTGCTATTGTCGGCGCTATGTTCTCCTGCACAGAGTGTATTATAGAATCA CACAGAGGAAAATCTGACTGGAAGAATGCTGTGTACAGTGGTTGTGTAACTGGTGGAGCCATTGGGTTTCGTG CTGGTCTGAAGGCTGGAGTACTGGGATGTGGAGGCTTTGCTGCATTCTCTGCTGCCATTGAATATTATTTACGGTGA
- the timm22 gene encoding mitochondrial import inner membrane translocase subunit Tim22 isoform X2 yields the protein MTNMAASTDTGNPAPSDSHVSTDPATGCATLQYSMILDHLIGDRRPVKDLNPAVMGGLPMPSKSDEQKMIERGMESCAFKSVLACVGGFVLGGAFGIFTAGIDTNVGLDPKDPLRTPTAREVLKDMGQRGMSYAKNFAIVGAMFSCTECIIESHRGKSDWKNAVYSGCVTGGAIGFRAGLKAGVLGCGGFAAFSAAIEYYLR from the exons ATGACAAACATGGCGGCCTCCACGGATACGGGGAATCCTGCTCCCTCCGACTCACACGTTTCGACTGATCCAGCCACTGGCTGCGCAACGCTTCAGTACAGTATGATTTTAGACCATCTTATCGGGGATAGGAGACCCGTTAAGGACCTGAACCCCGCTGTCATGGGGGGACTGCCGATGCCTTCCAAAAGTGACGAGCAGAAGATGATCGAGAGGGGCATGGAGAGCTGCGCCTTTAAGTCTGTGCTGGCCTGCGTCGGGG GGTTTGTCCTTGGAGGAGCCTTTGGTATTTTCACAGCTGGCATCGATACTAATGTGGGCCTTGACCCCAAAGACCCCCTAAGGACACCAACAGCAAGGGAAGTCCTCAAAGACATGGGCCAGAGGGGGATGTCTTACGCTAAAAACTTTGCTATTGTCGGCGCTATGTTCTCCTGCACAGAGTGTATTATAGAATCA CACAGAGGAAAATCTGACTGGAAGAATGCTGTGTACAGTGGTTGTGTAACTGGTGGAGCCATTGGGTTTCGTG CTGGTCTGAAGGCTGGAGTACTGGGATGTGGAGGCTTTGCTGCATTCTCTGCTGCCATTGAATATTATTTACGGTGA